The DNA sequence CTGCTCTTATACCACCGTGGAATTTTATTTTCTCTAATTGCGGCGGCGAAGGCGGCACATGGCCGGTAGGTAGCAGTGTGCGGTGGGGTCCCCAGGGACCCCGTGGCAGCGGTTAAGTGGCTAAGCTAGGCTAAGCTTTTCCTTAGCCCAGAGCAGGAGCAGGAACGCAGCGTACTGACCTGCCTGTCACAGCGCCCAGTCTTGCTGCAGCTTTGAGCGTGACCCTGTCTGTTATTCACACTGATTTGTGAGCTTGCTGCTGCATTTTCAGCTCTCCCTCCCATCATCTGAAGATGTGTGGATCGGTGTTTACATTTCCTCCCTGTCTGCGTTGCCTCCTCCTTCAGGCTTACCTTGGCCTCGACCCAGAGGGCTGTGGTGTTTTCTGTCACTGCTGCCCCTTCTTGTCTAACACTTAAAACATGGGAGCTCAAATGGCATCAGGGTCTCTCCACTTACCTGCGGTGATGTACCCAACATCCGCATTTCACTCTTTCGTGTGAATGACGTGGAAATTTAAACGCTTCCTATCGCGGCTGAAAATTATCGGAAGCAGCTCGTCCTGATATACAGAGTGAGGGTCTGCTCCATCCGAGGACCTGCTGCATGGGAAGCAGGGCTTCACTGctaacacccccccacacacacacacacacacacacacacacaaacaatgtagatgatatattctTCTAAATACAGGACTGCACACTTATTAATCACATATTCTTATTAAGACGCACATTTTGTTTGGGACATTCAAATTACACAGCGCAGATTGAATTCTGCACCACTAAAGACATTGATCACGACCCCAATGTCGCCGCCCCAACTTTGATTCAATCTGCGGCTCCATTAATATCTATGAAACGTCCGATCGCCGTCCGGGGCGTGAATATCGATGGGATTTTGCTCCCTGCCCACGTGCGACATCCTACCCCCCAAGCGACGTAACGACGTCACGCAGAATTAGGCCACGGTAAGGACCCAGCGGAGCTGGCACGTTCCTCAGAAATTCATTATCCTAATAAATGGGAGCAAAGCGGGGATCTCCGGGAAGTGTTCCCCAAACCAGAAACACGCTAAAATCAAGTAGCCACACAGTACCCAGGCCCAGCAGCAGCACTCAGCACTGCGGGATCTGACCACGGGGATTACCAGCGACCTCGTCCACTTAAATAAGACCCGCTAATTaaacagtaaaaacaaaaaaaaggggAGGGTGCGGTAAATTATAGCATTTAGTCTTTTTAATCTATCATAGATGGTGGGGGACACCGCATTACAATGGTATTGTCACAAATTCGAAATTAATatgcataaaataaaatatgttgTTTATAATTAGcaataacatttttgttttattgtagGAAATTCTGTTACTACTAGGAAAGAATCACCTGTAATCTAAACCAAGGACAATCATTACGTTtacatgcacactaagaaaattTAATTATTGTGTTAGTCCGACTAAAACCGGAATTTTACAACATGTTAGCCTGACTGAAATCGGCCTAAATCGAATTTCTCAGTCAGACTGACACCCAGATAATGCGATTGGGAGTCAATTTACTAATGCACGTATGTGTTCGAACTGGCCTAGGTACTCTGCGCGTGCTCCACAGCCGAGGCCGATACACAGGAGGAGCTTGGAGCACAGCAGAGGATGCACAGCTTGTACGATATGCACAGTGCTGTAAAGCTGTCTACTTCACCGCTCAACTACAGTGCGCTGGGTGACATGCGATATTAATACCGACATCGTATGTTATGCGAAATCCAATTCTTACATTGCTAGTCAGCTAtcttaagatcaggctttttcttacgTTTAATTTGATATGGATATTATAGCGCATGCAGGGAGTTTGtctcgctaaaacatttttactctctcATAAGAAAAAAAACCTAGCAAGTTTTgctattttaaaaacttttccttttcaagattatctagtatatgtttaaaaatcagtttacctccgctgcttttgcatgagcgctgCATGTTCTCCGAGACGATCGTAaatattttcatccttgctgtttaaatcagtcCTAGAcgagtttgtgagaaatttatgttgaactccTTTTTCGTTTAataaatatcacaatatttattacaatatttgaaatatttccAATACCGCGCTGTCatagtatattatacaaaatacttaATTTCTTGTTGTGCTGTCCTGATCTTGTTGTATCCGTACAGATCGCAATTAAAGCCTGTCACTTAATTTGTCCACGCATCCattataattacttttttttttaggtctGTGACGTAATAGGTCAACCGGAAAAAAAACAGTACTAACAAGCTGAAAGTAGCTTATTGTTGAGGAGTCTGACATCGGTCAATAAATCAATTCCCCTCCCATGCATGTATACTCAGACAAGGACAGTAGTTCGATTAATTGCGTAATCGAACTATAACCGTAGTTCGACTTAGCTGTGCATGTACACGTACTGACTGATTCAGGCTCACATTATTCACTGTAAGATAGTGAGGGATCACACTGACATTTACCCGACAGCTCAGGAGTCTTCATCTTTGTCATGAATGTCAAGAAAAACAACAAGACAGTGGATTACAGGTGTCTGCATACCAAGTCAGTCAGGTACCCAGATGAGAGGGACTCATATGCAGACCTTTCTGCTATGAAGAACTCGCAGACCTGTCAGTCTGAAGAATGGGCTCAGCATTCTGCATTATCATGGTTGACTACATGAACATGTTTGATTTTTAAATTAAGTACATTAATCCACCATTAACCTGCATCAGAAAGGATTAAGATCTCCTGAGCCTCCTAATTAGTGTTTGTAATCAAGTCAAAGGGAACAATTTGTTATAACATCACAAAACTCTTTGGCTAAGAGAGGTACGACGTCAGGAATCCCGGAGCACGTTCTTCAGGCCTGCTGAAATGGGGAGACCTTGCATGATTAATCTTCTAATCATCGAAATTCATGACTAGGGCAGACCTCATTAACATTCCTGGTGTGTCTCGCATGAACATCACAGGCCAAATTAGCCACAGAGCtaacatgttttatttattcgtatggTCCTGCACCACTGTCTTTTTCGGTGATTCCACACCACAGTGTGGTCCGTGTGGGTTCACTTGTCCTCCTTTCCATGTCCCTCACACAATCAGCATGGCGAGGACCAGAGGTGGGACTTCAAAGTGATGAAAATCACGTTAGTACTTTAAAGGGTCTGAGTGAGTCCGCGGCGATGCAGGGAGATGCTGATAGTCCATGGCAGCTCTGGCGAGATTGAAGCTCAGAGAGCCAGCGTCGGACATGCCGCTGCTGAGGGCGGTCCTCATTACCGAAACGGTTACACTGCATACTGTGGGGAAAATATCAATGGAAGGGCTTCAGCTTCTTTGAGGGAGATGCCTTGTAGGAGCGCTGTGTTTACTAAAGTATGTCTTTCCGCAGTGAAGGATTTGCACATTTCGAGGACGTGCAGAGAGGTCTGTTTAATTACAGGGTAATGGGGGGAGAGATTTGCAAGTAAAGTAAATAAAAGCAACTGATATTTACTGTTGTGAATTTTCAATGGGAATAAACTGATCTGACAGCTGAACACAATAACTGTATGCATCCTACAATTATTTAATAAATCATAAAATGTCACTATTGGGAATGTTTGTTTTGtagcaaggaatcagacagatcATTTAAAGTTTAATGCTCTAACAAGATTATGCCATGAAAATGGTTTTTAACTTTTTAATAAGGTTGCTAGTTTTATATAGTTGAAAGCTAGTGTTGTGTGGTGTGTTCAGATCTATTACATAGTAGAGGCTTCATGGTGAATGGTGCCAGACAGATCTCCAGCAATAAGTGGTGCAATTTGACACCTGTCTCTTTATGTCAGGTGTCTTGCTCTGTACTAAGAgatcaaagtgtgtgtgtgtgagttaagTGTAACTTCGCAATAACTGTGTGGCTTCTGAGATATGGACTATAGCAGGGAGGTTTACGAGGCTCTGAAttttttcatattttccatGGATACATTCCCAGTTGCATCTCATCTCTCGggtgtaatttaaaaatatgttaACTGTTCACAGCATTGTTGCCACGGCAACTTGGTAAAAAGCTTTTTTGGCCACAAGCTCTGTTTTCCAAGAATAATGTGACTTAGCCAATATTTTTGGAATGAACACTGGTCTGACTGTACAGTTCAAAAATGAAGCATGTTTTCCACATATGTAGTGCATGTACATTTGGATGTAGGAGGTATGTTGACACAGAGGCAAGTAGGAGCTTGGTTGGACGGAGTCAGGGCTGTGAGTAGGAGCTCGGTAGGCCCGATTCGGGGCTGTGAGTAGGAGCTCGGTAGGCCTGATTCGGGGCTGTGAGTAGGAGCTCGGCTGGTCCAAGTCAGGGCTGTGAGTAGAAGTTCCAGGGTTGTGAGTAGGAGCCCAGAGTGAGTGTAGTCCTCCTCATTCCCCCGGGGAGACTCAGCTTCAGGCCTTTCATCACTCCTGGGCCTGGGCACTCTTCACATTTACAGGATACATCTTAAGCACTCTGTTTAGAGGGACaaattacagcccccccccccccccccttctggcaGCTTCCGCCATCTTGATGTCTCTAACAAGAACACAATAAATTGTTCCTCATTATTCAGTAATTAACTCCGACGCCATGCGCCCCCCCGTTCCCCAGCACACAGCTCTAAATCACCCCCCCTTACCTCCACCCACCACGTCCTCCCAATGCACGGCTCTttaatttcctgtctgctgtGGGGGGTCACGCTGCATGTAGGGGGATGTGAGCATTCAATCACTTCCCACTGGAGACAacagctccccccccaccaccccattcACATAACACAAACCTCCTCCTCTTCACCCCCCCGGAACACCTAAACCACACCTGTGCTCAGGCCACAAGACCCAGGATAATAACCACCAGTCacatgatgcccccccccccacaactttACACAGGTTATTTCTTCCAAAAAAGGTCAATATGTTAAGAGCAGTGAGGTTAAGACGCATCACCTGTTAGCACACAGGGGAATGGGCTGTTACCTGGGGGGCCGCTAACAGGCAGGATTGGAAGCCTGAGAGTGTTTGTAACAGGATGACCCACAGGCTGGGGCCGCGTGCTCCGCTACATGTCCCCGTGGTACCATATCAGGAGCACGGCGGCCGCCTGACTGACAGCTCAGCACGATTCACCTGTGCCACAAATTAGAGgaacaaaataaatatattctaCCGACAGAAGCTATTATTGACACGCAAACGGCCTAAGAGAATGCAAACAGCACTGTGGTCTGGCACCATGATCTACAGCCATAGTAACTCTGATCAGAGGCACCACATGGCacattttggcataatttttcTTTAAGTACTTTttgttatcctattcattctcTCTTTATTTAACTTATTGTTTCTATAGCTTTTTAGggactttattttattttatcctatttcttctatttttattcACCTTGTAGTCTTTTATAACATCGGGTAGGAAAGTTGTAAGCTTAACCTTGCTGCGATGTGCACTGTCAACGATATGTGTGCAGTGACGATAAAGATATTCATTCATTAGTTCGTTCAAACCTCCTTTAAGACTCCGCACTGTTTGCAGAGTGAGCTGGGGAGAAGCTCTTGATCTTCTTTACGCCACGGAATCTTAAAACGGGGCAGATCGAACGTCGGGTCCGCAAGGATGATCTCCGTGCTATGAAGCCATGCGGCTCAAGCAAATCCGTCCTGCTCCATCCAGGAGTCCAGGCCTTTCGCTCAGCCAGCTCTTGCTTTTGGAGAGGAGCTGTGATTGGACGGCCCGTCTGCATCGTGTACACAATGGGGACAGTGATGCACAAGCTGACTATGACCCGACGCCATGTTCCCAGTCTCGCCCCATTCAACTGTGCAGTCTGTTTGCACGGCATCAGCCAAAAGGCCGCCCCGTATCGCTCATACCTCATAGTACCCCCCAGGACCCCCCAGAGCCCTTTTCTACATGAGGTAGAAAACGAGCGACACCCAACCCCTGACTTTCTGACGCGAGTCACAGAGACCATTTATATGTTTCCGTCTTTTCCTTTAAAGTCTCGGTGGGGAAACAAGCGGCGTTTGGGTGGAATTTAACAGCTGTTATGAATCTTCAACCCGGGCAGCTCCTGCGACTCCGCAGCGAACAGACTGCCAGCCATGCTGAGGGCCCCACGCCTTGCAGAAGTTTCCGGAGTGAATGAGGTGGCCGCTCATGCAGTAATGCATTAGCAGGAAGGTGGGCGCAGGATAATATGGCACGGTGTCAGTCAGGAGCCCCCCGGGGGCAAAAAGCAGGCTCACGTGCGTAAAATGCCGCCCCCACCCCTACAGGGAGCACGGGGATTATGCCACGATGTATCACGCCGCACGTCAGCGGTGGGCAATTTCAAAGAACCGAAAAAACCCTAATGATGTGAGAACGAGTACGCGACGTACGGGAAAGCAGGGAAGATGGATGcagataaacaaataaacaattaCAATGGCTGGCTTCCTTGCTGGGTACAATTTCCACAGCTGGATGACTGTGCTGTTTGCTGCTCTCAAACTGCCTGTGCTGATTACACTGGCTTTTTAGACATCAAAACATACAGACCAGTATCATTCTTTGATGGGCAAACTAGCCGATTCTCTGGCCTTTTCCATTATATTTGGTTTGGGAACCCATGGCGCAAAGAAGAAAATGAACTTAATAAAATGCTGATAAGGGTCTGAAGACGAGCATCATACcgaatctgtgtctgtgtctgtctgtctttaaaTGGCCTTGAACTCTCCACTACACTGTGGTTGAATTTGCATTACTGGGGTAATTATGCTGTCCCTCCGCAAATCCTTCACATCTGTGGCATCGCAGTCAGAGCTAGAGGCAAATCTCTACTTCCCACTATCTTTCACGTTGAACGGTTCAGTGCTCTTTTTTAGAACCAAGATGCCATTGAGTCTGCATATATGATTATTGTTTACAAGTAGCTAAGCTAGTACAATCACATTTCTCCCTAATACAGTATATTTTGTGCACATTCCGCAAGTCCAACATATCAGCGGAACATAAATATCTTTCAGTGTCGTCCACAATTTACATAATTCCCGCAATTAATTCGCCCTCTTCTCCGTCTGTCTTCTTATGTGACGAGCGACAGTCGTGCAGACAGTCAGCTTATAAGAACATTCTAGAAGGACAGAGAGGTCATAGGTCAATGGGTCCTTCAAGGATGAATGTCCTTTATGACTTCAATTTACAGAGGGCCTGTCGACAGAGGCAGTGGTCCAGCGATGACGACTGCGAGTCCTCCGCATTCAGAACAGCTTCTCTGGAGTAGAGGAGTATATCATTATGTGACTGCGCTGTGCCTTTAAGACCAggcgggtgggggaggggggactgggGGTGTTGGCTGTAGGGTGACAAAGACAGTTCATGCAATGCAGCTGATGGTCCACCGGGGGAGCCGTAGGGTCAACATAGGCATTCCAATACATATAAACAGACAGGTATGTACTTAAGCTGTTTGGGTTCGTATCCCACTGAAAGGAGTGACGTCAGGGGCTTCTCAGGATTTCCGGATCAATATTACATCCAGCGTGTTGGGCAGGTGTCCATTATTGTTCTTTGAAGTCATAAATCTCTTCCAATTCTCCAGTAAGCTTCTGATGCAGCCGTTCCTCTTCAGGCAGAAGTGATATCCTGGTGTCCAGGGCAGCCATCGACTGTGCTGGATGCCCAGAGGAGAGCGGCACAGATCAAATGATGCGTCGCTGATGACTCATGCATGGAAACTCGAGTCCCACGGTCCGGAAGCACACATCCCCATCTATACGTCTTCAGGGATCGCTCTGCGGTGGCTCTGTGGAGAACGCTTGCCCTCTCTGGgtaatgcaggacatgcacccATCATAACCGACGTGCCCAAACCCCTTCCCCCTGCACCTTTAGCGGATCAGCGGTAGCAGATCTCAGAGATCTCCATGGCCAGCTCCAGGCACTCGCCCGCCTCCAGACACACCTCCAGCGCGCTGCAGTCGAACTCCAGGCCGCAGCCAATGTCGTCGTTGGTAGCGGGCGGCTGTTGGGCCGAGGCGGAGAAGCGATGGCTCAGTGCAGCCTCGCAGAGCGGCGGTAGCATGAGCAGGAGCTCGGAGAACCTGCAGAAGAGGCAGGTCAGGATAACGGAAGCACAGTCGTCTGAGGATGGAGACAGAGAAGGGTGGTTAGCGGGGAACAGGCAGGAACACTACAGCACATAGCGGTTACACTAACCTAGTTAAGCCCTCTCAGCTAAACACATTCTTAAAAGGCCTGCAGGCAGCAGATTAAACAGAGCCCTCAGAGCGGAAATCAAGTACCTTGACATGTGGGCTTCCTGGAATCCGGTCAACAAACTGTCCCAGGAGGCAAGGGGGGCACTTTTAACTTTTTACACCCCGTTTGGGATGCTGCCGCCATGTGGGCTGGACTGAGCGCGTGCGGTTAAAGTTAAACAGCAATGACAAAGAGGCCCCCACCTGGCCTTGCAGGCGGCATGCTTTAGGAATGGCCCGCGGGGCGACTGTAAACCTCCAGATGTCCTCTTGTGGGGGCACTTGGACGGATGGCGATAATTGCCGATATACTATGTTTCTCTTCTTTACTGGACAGCTTTAAGCTCCGGTTACACACCAATAAATTGGAAACTTGCAGACAAAAtagcatttaaaaaatgtgcagCGAGCCAAATTCCCGATTAAGCATGTGTCCTTCAAACAGATCTATGTCAGTGTGCTATAAATTGTGAAACACAGGCCAGGAATACAGTTTTGTGAAGAAGTGATCGTATTTCCACAAAAGCTATAAAGATATATAATTTACtacacaaaacagaagcagTACATGTTTTTAGCTGTCAAAATTTTCACAAGAATACTTTTtcttataaaaatataaagtaGGAGTTTTAGGATTGTCTGTGTCTGAGAATCTCAGTCTCTTGAAGGGAATTCTGCTCACCGCTGACGCCCAGACGGCCCACGTGGGGCTGCTTCTCCGCAGTCCGTCTCTATCGCCTGTCTTTTAAAAGCATCCGTTTTCTCCTCGGGCATTTCTTAACACATGCATAATTTAGGAAATCACCTTTCGCTTCCTAATACATAGAGCACCAAGGAAGCTGTCTGCAAACCTAATCATTTAGCATTGGCCTTTAAGATGCTCTGTGGTGGACGGCTTGCAGTATGACTCAGCCGGCCGCGGACTGCACCTCCAGATTCGTCAATGATacttgccccctcccccccccccccaagaatcaAGCCATAACagcctgctagcctgaacaataacaTAAAATATCTATTTATTAAAGATATCTAAACAAACTGTACTTTGCATGTCATTACCTATCTAGacttttttatataatatacaggggcataatttaatttaatttaatttaatatatttttatataatatatcagGTTGGGGGGCAATGTGCTGATGCAGAGATCCTGGCcagcgaccccccaggcagacacacggtccagtcccaccctccagaaAAGACCtatctgccgcagccaggtgttacgtgggcgtccccttggcctggtccagccagtTAGGTCCTCAGCACAGAGGACCCCGCGAgccagatcaccctcagggaaacgcaccATATGAccatagtgccgtaactgacgctccctcacaaggcaggtaatgtgcctcattcgggctCCTCTAGCGACTgctcattcgacacaaagtcaaatatatataatacataatataCAAACCATCTAAATTATGCCCCTGTATATGCAAAGCTACTACTGTAGGCCTGTACGGGCTGTGAGCGCtacgttttgtttttttttcattaaaaattgAAAATTACTGGCACCGAAACGTTTAAAAGTTACTGCGAGAAACGTGAGATTGGACAGTCACAGAGACAGCTAACAGGAGAGTAAGGGTGAGACCCCCCCCACAGCTAACAGGAGAGTAAGGGTGAGACCCCCCCACAGCTAACAGGAGAGTAAgggtgagacccccccccacagctaaCAGGAGAGTAAGggtgagaaccccccccccacagctaaCAGGAGAGTAAgggtgagaccccccccccacagctaaCAGGAGAGTAAGGGTGAGACCCCCCCACAGCTAACAGGAGAGTAAGGGTGAGACCCCCCACAGCTAACAGGAGAGTAAgggtgagacccccccccccacagctaaCAGGAGAGTAAgggtgagacccccccccccccccacagctaaCAGGAGAGTAAGGGTgagacccgccccccccccacagctaaCAGGAGAGTAAGGGTGagacccgccccccccacagctAACAGGAGAGTAAGGGTGAGGCTCTCAATAGGCCTATTAAAGTTAGAGCAGCACTTACACTAACAGATATTATGTAacataaatattgttttttggcCTCCTCTGCCAGTTGCTGCAATCTTTCTGCAAACTcaaaaaatatgtatttctGTTTAATTGTTCACAGCCAAGTCGCAAATAACTGAAACCGCTAAAGCcagctgggggcggggggttctgtatatcaataataaaaaaaaaaagactagaAAGATTCATATTTCAGGAAGAATCTTCAAAAGGCGGGGTGATGACGTAACCATGCATTAAGTGCTGCGATGAACAGCATGACGTTACGGCGTCTCCCCCCGCAGCCAGTTTTCTAAAGCGCTCACCCACCTCCAGGGTCAGACTGGCGGCCGGAGAGGGCGTCCATGGaggagcagctgctgctgtagcgGTCCGTGGTGCACAGCGAGCTCTGGGACTCGGCACGCCGGCCAGACGCCCGGCAATCGCAGGATCCGGCGCCTATTACAGCGAGAGTCTCACTGGTGGGGCTGCCTAGTGCCCGGCCTCCTCTGGCCGGTTCTGCCCTCAGCACTCCTTCTGCCCTAGCTGAGGGTTCACTCtctacaaaataataataataataattaaaaatgtacAGTACAAGTTTGAGCGACAGCTAGTGAAGATTCGTGAACTTTTTTAGAGAGAGATTCATGATCCCCTAAAAATCTTATCCACCCATTTCTTCACATCTTCGGCATATTTGTCTTTTTACAGTTTAATTTAATCATGGCATTGCTTCATAGCTGAAAGTGTTTAATTAATGTTTTATAGCTCCACAGAATTTCAGTTTCGCCATACCTTACTATATGTGTGGGGAAAGTTTCATGTTCACTTACAAAATTCCAGTTGTTTTTCATTAAATTGTCTGATTATGAAAAGAGTTCTGATAGATGGTGAC is a window from the Brienomyrus brachyistius isolate T26 chromosome 8, BBRACH_0.4, whole genome shotgun sequence genome containing:
- the mdfic2 gene encoding myoD family inhibitor domain-containing protein 2; protein product: MDALSGRQSDPGDDCASVILTCLFCRFSELLLMLPPLCEAALSHRFSASAQQPPATNDDIGCGLEFDCSALEVCLEAGECLELAMEISEICYR